The following are encoded in a window of Cydia strobilella chromosome 1, ilCydStro3.1, whole genome shotgun sequence genomic DNA:
- the LOC134746164 gene encoding POU domain, class 2, transcription factor 3-like isoform X4 — MVLSACVRAASRGYCSYQESGELIKSPSPPPSHDGSASGEGEGECEASGDERPPSPPRAPSAPLPHPSHPHHPAHAHHHAHALPLPLHAPQPPNVFGGSGAGSALAQLQHLLLTQHGAHSLLLHTQVQQAVAQAAAQQLQQLQARAAAGAHAAHAHLAPDRTIDLHGNTPDLLDQKQTEGRSPSPRRTPPGAGAFLTPMTPGSGRARSPLHAHAHTHTPLHAHAHKPRALEPAADDTADLEELEHFAKTFKQRRIKLGFTQGDVGLAMGKLYGNDFSQTTISRFEALNLSFKNMCKLKPLLQKWLEDADSSLAGGGGGGAPGPGALAEAVGRRRKKRTSIESGVRVALEKAFLHNPKPTSEEISALADALGMEKEVVRVWFCNRRQKVKRTRHESDVMAGVAPPLTNAACWGVQEKRINPPPGESLGPGALSLSLPSALHAAALQPLALLARRPAPGD; from the exons ATGGGTCGGCGAGCGGCGAGGGCGAGGGCGAGTGCGAGGCGAGCGGCGACGAGCGACCGCCGTCACCGCCGCGCGCGCCGTCCGCACCCCTCCCGCACCCCTCGCACCCTCACCACCCCGCCCATGCCCATCATCACGCACACGCGCTGCCGCTGCCGCTGCACGCGCCGCAACCGCCGAATGTCTTC GGTGGCAGCGGTGCGGGCTCGGCGCTGGCGCAGCTCCAGCACCTCCTCCTCACACAGCACGGAGCGCATTCGCTACTGTTACACACACAG GTACAGCAAGCGGTGGCCCAGGCGGcggcgcagcagctgcagcagctccaggcgcgcgcggcggccggCGCGCACGCCGCGCACGCGCACCTCGCGCCCGACCGCACCATCGACCTGCACGGTAACACTCCCGACTTGCTAGACCAGAAACAGACAG AGGGTCGGTCGCCGAGTCCTCGGCGCACGCCTCCCGGCGCAGGTGCATTCCTGACGCCGATGACGCCGGGCTCTGGTCGCGCGCGCTCGCCGCTccacgcgcacgcgcacacacacacgccCCTGCACGCTCACGCTCACAAGCCGCGAGCGCTCGAGCCCGCCGCCGATGACACTGCTGACCTTGAGGAGCTGGAACACTTCGCGAAGACCTTTAAACAGCGCCGAATCAAGCTTG GATTCACTCAAGGTGACGTGGGTCTAGCAATGGGCAAGCTTTACGGGAACGACTTTTCCCAAACGACGATCTCGCGCTTTGAGGCGCTGAACCTGAGCTTCAAAAACATGTGCAAGCTGAAACCGCTTTTGCAAAAGTGGTTGGAAGACGCAGACTCGTCgctggcgggcggcggcggcggtggcgcgCCCGGGCCCGGCGCGCTAGCTGAGGCCGTGGGCCGCCGCCGCAAGAAGCGCACCAGCATCGAGTCGGGCGTGCGCGTCGCGCTCGAAAAGGCCTTCCTGCACAACCCCAAGCCCACTAGCGAGGAGATCTCCGCTCTGGCCGACGCGCTCGGCATGGAGAAGGAGGTGGTCCGCGTCTGGTTCTGCAACCGCCGCCAGAAGGTAAAGCGCACGCGCCACGAATCCGACGTGATGGCTGGCGTGGCGCCGCCGCTCACTAACGCCGCTTGTTGGGGTGTGCAGGAGAAGCGTATCAACCCGCCGCCGGGCGAGAGCTTGGGCCCGGGCGCGCTGTCGCTGTCGCTGCCGAGCGCGCTGCacgccgccgcgctgcagccCCTGGCGCTGCTGGCGCGGCGTCCGGCGCCCGGCGACTGA